Proteins from a genomic interval of Caulobacter rhizosphaerae:
- a CDS encoding glycoside hydrolase family 3 protein, translated as MTVRSRRLAISALLASTIVASASLASIPAFAQSSTAHPDQWPVAASPAAITDARTEAFIGELMAKMSVEEKVGQTIQGDIASMTPKDLEKYPLGSILAGGNSAPGGNDRAPPQAWTDLIDAYRKQSLAARPGHVPIPLLFGIDAVHGHNNIVGATIFPHNIGLGAMRDPALIGRIGQATAEEVAVVGGDWTFGPTVAVPRDDRWGRSYEGYAEDPEVVKSYSGPMTLGLQGTLKSGQPLAAGHIAGSAKHFLADGGTEGGKDQGDAQIPEAELVAIHAQGYPPSIDAGILTVMASFSSWNGQKITGNKSLLTDVLKGRMGFQGFVVSDWNAHGQLAGCTNTSCPQAMNAGLDMYMAPDSWKGLYDSTLVQVKAGEIPMARLDDAVRRILRVKVKAGLFERVAPTVQGRFDRLGAPEHRAIAREAVAKSLVLLKNDGVLPVKPGAKVLVAGAADDIGKASGGWTLTWQGTGNKNSDFPHGQSIWGGIEQAVKAAGGQAELAPDGKFATKPDVAIVVFGEDPYAEFQGDVTNLGYQLGDKADLALLKRLKAQGIPVVSVFLSGRPLWVNPEINASDAFVAAWLPGSEGGGVADVLVAGQDGKPKRDFQGKLGFSWPKRADQGPLNRGQPGYDPQFVYGYGLSYAKPGKVGVLPEDPGKVAAAGSVDRYFVDGRVAAPWRMDFVGAGSVKAIDAGAQENARQATWTGQGMVAIHGPAVDLSRQTTGDMAVRVRYRIDAAPTGPVTLSIGCADDASCAGTIDVTSAVKEAPLNEWRDVKIKLSCFQAAGAKMDHVTAPFVVGASGPFSLSLTEVRLASNEGDAVCPN; from the coding sequence ATGACCGTCCGCTCCCGTCGCCTTGCGATCTCGGCCCTGCTCGCCTCGACCATCGTCGCCTCGGCCAGTCTGGCGAGCATCCCGGCCTTCGCCCAATCCAGCACCGCCCATCCCGATCAATGGCCCGTTGCGGCCAGTCCGGCGGCGATCACCGACGCCAGGACCGAGGCCTTCATCGGTGAGCTGATGGCCAAGATGAGCGTCGAGGAAAAGGTCGGCCAGACCATCCAGGGCGACATCGCCTCGATGACGCCCAAGGACCTGGAAAAGTACCCGCTCGGCTCGATCCTGGCCGGCGGCAACTCGGCCCCGGGCGGCAATGACCGCGCTCCGCCCCAGGCCTGGACCGACCTGATCGACGCCTACCGCAAGCAGTCGCTGGCCGCCCGGCCGGGTCATGTCCCCATTCCCCTGCTGTTCGGCATCGACGCCGTGCACGGACATAACAACATCGTCGGGGCGACGATCTTCCCGCACAATATCGGCCTGGGCGCCATGCGCGACCCGGCCCTGATCGGCCGCATCGGCCAGGCGACGGCCGAGGAGGTGGCGGTGGTCGGCGGCGACTGGACTTTCGGGCCTACGGTCGCCGTGCCGCGCGACGACCGCTGGGGCCGCAGCTACGAGGGCTATGCCGAGGACCCGGAGGTGGTGAAATCCTATTCGGGCCCCATGACCCTGGGCCTGCAGGGGACTCTCAAATCCGGCCAGCCCCTGGCCGCGGGCCACATCGCCGGGTCGGCCAAGCACTTCCTGGCCGACGGCGGCACCGAAGGGGGCAAGGACCAGGGCGACGCCCAGATCCCTGAGGCCGAGCTCGTCGCCATCCACGCCCAGGGCTATCCGCCCAGCATCGACGCCGGCATCCTGACGGTGATGGCCTCGTTCTCCAGCTGGAACGGCCAGAAGATCACGGGCAACAAGAGCCTGCTGACCGACGTGCTGAAGGGGCGGATGGGCTTCCAGGGCTTCGTGGTCAGCGACTGGAACGCCCACGGACAGCTCGCCGGCTGCACCAATACCAGCTGCCCGCAGGCGATGAACGCCGGGCTCGACATGTACATGGCCCCCGACAGCTGGAAAGGCCTTTACGACAGCACCCTGGTCCAGGTGAAGGCGGGCGAGATCCCGATGGCGCGGCTGGACGACGCCGTGCGGCGGATCCTGCGGGTCAAGGTCAAGGCGGGGCTGTTCGAGCGCGTCGCGCCCACCGTCCAGGGCCGCTTCGATCGCCTGGGCGCGCCTGAGCACCGCGCGATCGCCCGCGAGGCGGTGGCCAAGTCGCTGGTGCTGCTGAAGAACGACGGCGTGCTGCCGGTCAAGCCGGGCGCCAAGGTGCTGGTGGCCGGCGCCGCCGACGACATCGGCAAGGCCTCGGGGGGCTGGACCCTGACCTGGCAGGGCACGGGCAACAAGAACAGCGACTTCCCGCACGGCCAGTCGATCTGGGGCGGGATCGAGCAGGCGGTGAAGGCCGCCGGCGGCCAGGCGGAGCTGGCGCCCGACGGCAAGTTCGCCACCAAGCCGGACGTGGCCATCGTGGTGTTCGGCGAGGACCCCTACGCCGAGTTTCAGGGCGACGTGACCAATCTCGGCTACCAGCTGGGCGACAAGGCCGACCTGGCCCTGCTCAAGCGGCTGAAGGCGCAGGGCATTCCGGTGGTGTCGGTGTTCCTCTCGGGCCGTCCCCTGTGGGTGAACCCCGAGATCAACGCCTCGGACGCCTTCGTCGCCGCCTGGCTGCCGGGCAGCGAGGGCGGCGGCGTCGCCGACGTGCTGGTGGCCGGCCAGGACGGCAAGCCCAAGCGCGATTTCCAGGGCAAGCTCGGCTTTTCCTGGCCCAAGCGAGCCGACCAGGGGCCGCTGAACCGCGGCCAGCCGGGCTACGACCCGCAGTTCGTCTATGGCTACGGCCTGTCCTACGCCAAGCCGGGCAAGGTCGGCGTCCTGCCCGAGGACCCGGGCAAGGTGGCGGCGGCCGGCAGCGTCGACCGCTACTTCGTCGACGGCCGAGTGGCGGCGCCGTGGCGGATGGACTTCGTGGGCGCCGGTTCGGTCAAGGCGATCGACGCCGGGGCCCAGGAGAACGCCCGCCAAGCGACCTGGACCGGGCAGGGCATGGTGGCCATCCACGGCCCGGCGGTCGACCTGTCGCGCCAGACCACCGGCGACATGGCGGTGAGGGTCCGTTACCGGATCGACGCGGCGCCGACCGGTCCGGTGACCCTGAGCATCGGCTGCGCCGACGACGCCTCGTGCGCCGGGACGATCGACGTCACCTCCGCCGTCAAGGAAGCGCCGCTGAACGAATGGCGGGACGTGAAGATCAAGCTGTCCTGCTTCCAGGCGGCCGGGGCGAAGATGGACCATGTCACCGCGCCGTTCGTGGTCGGCGCCAGCGGGCCGTTCTCGTTGTCGCTGACCGAGGTGCGACTCGCGTCGAACGAGGGGGACGCTGTCTGCCCGAACTAG
- a CDS encoding tryptophan halogenase family protein — MSDRSIRSIAIVGGGTAGWMAACLLSQTLRGTGCAITLVESPDIGTVGVGEATIPPIFDFLKLIEVDLDAFIPATQATFKLGIKFDDWRAIGDSYWHPFGTFGVSIDRRPFHHVFHKARAQGLDPTAPQFSLAAALGDAGRLAHPDPRVPGPLAGLRQALHFDAVLVARFLRDHAERRGVRRLEREVAEAKLRDDGFIEALALKGGGELAADLYIDCSGFRGLLIEQALGAGYEDWTRWLPCDRALAAPTAHAGPPPPYTQAVAMDAGWRWRIPLQHRVGNGYVYSSAFIDDGAAQDELLSAIGQPLAEPRKLSFTAGRRKTMWSRNCVALGLASGFLEPLESTSIHLVCSGLYKLLDHFPDRDFASVNIAAYNRALADEYETYRDFILLHYCVTARDDTAFWRDRTAAPLPDRLAERLELYRACGRVDAKPGELFTDLSWFYIFEGMGVTPRAYDPLVDASNFQQVRAVLPELTARIAAVVAQSPTHEAALAAIVRRSAA; from the coding sequence ATGAGCGACAGGTCCATCCGCTCGATCGCCATCGTCGGCGGCGGCACGGCCGGCTGGATGGCGGCTTGCCTGCTGAGCCAGACTTTGCGCGGCACGGGCTGCGCCATCACCCTGGTCGAGTCGCCCGATATCGGCACGGTGGGGGTCGGCGAGGCGACCATCCCGCCGATTTTCGACTTCCTGAAGCTGATCGAGGTCGATCTCGACGCCTTCATTCCGGCCACCCAGGCCACGTTCAAGCTGGGCATCAAGTTCGATGACTGGCGCGCGATCGGCGACAGCTACTGGCATCCGTTCGGGACGTTCGGCGTGTCGATCGATCGTCGGCCCTTCCACCACGTCTTCCATAAGGCGCGGGCCCAGGGGCTGGACCCGACGGCGCCGCAGTTCAGCCTGGCCGCCGCCCTGGGCGACGCCGGCCGGCTGGCCCATCCCGATCCCCGCGTCCCCGGTCCGCTGGCCGGCCTGCGCCAGGCCCTGCATTTCGACGCGGTGCTGGTCGCCCGCTTCCTGCGTGATCACGCCGAGCGCCGCGGCGTGCGGCGGCTGGAGCGCGAGGTGGCCGAGGCGAAGCTGCGCGACGACGGCTTCATCGAGGCCCTGGCGCTGAAGGGCGGCGGCGAGCTGGCGGCCGACCTCTATATCGACTGCTCGGGCTTCCGCGGCCTGCTGATCGAACAGGCCCTGGGCGCCGGCTACGAGGACTGGACGCGCTGGTTGCCCTGCGACCGCGCCCTGGCCGCGCCCACCGCCCATGCCGGTCCGCCGCCGCCCTATACCCAGGCCGTGGCCATGGACGCCGGCTGGCGCTGGCGGATCCCGCTGCAGCACCGGGTGGGCAACGGCTATGTCTATTCCAGCGCCTTCATCGACGACGGCGCGGCCCAGGACGAACTGCTGTCGGCGATCGGCCAGCCCCTGGCCGAGCCGCGCAAGCTGAGCTTCACCGCGGGGCGCCGCAAGACGATGTGGAGCCGCAACTGCGTGGCCCTGGGCCTGGCGTCCGGTTTCCTGGAGCCCCTGGAATCCACCAGCATCCACCTGGTGTGCAGCGGCCTCTACAAGCTGCTGGACCACTTCCCCGACCGCGACTTCGCCTCGGTCAACATCGCCGCCTACAACCGCGCCCTGGCCGACGAGTACGAGACCTATCGCGACTTCATCCTGCTGCACTATTGCGTGACGGCCCGCGACGACACGGCGTTCTGGCGCGACCGAACGGCCGCGCCGCTGCCCGATCGCCTGGCCGAGCGGCTGGAGCTGTACCGCGCCTGTGGCCGGGTCGACGCCAAGCCCGGCGAGCTGTTCACCGACCTTTCGTGGTTCTACATCTTCGAGGGGATGGGGGTGACGCCCAGGGCCTATGACCCGCTGGTCGACGCGTCGAATTTCCAGCAGGTGCGGGCCGTCCTGCCCGAACTGACCGCGCGGATCGCTGCGGTCGTGGCCCAGAGCCCCACCCACGAAGCCGCGCTGGCGGCCATCGTCCGCCGCAGCGCCGCCTGA
- a CDS encoding TonB-dependent receptor, with amino-acid sequence MTTKSYRSRTALLCAASAMVLLSAGQALAQAAPAQNEEPSQVDEVIVTGFRASLANALNLKKNSNLIIESVTAEDMGKFPDQNIAESLQRLPGVQIDRENGQGTKVRIRGLDQNVTVLNNEIFVSGLEIFRLYEGKITQDNSLEGIPSQLIGGVDVYKSPDASLLEGGLGGIINLKTRNARDLADDTTIAGDIRGQKGSGTDWTPTGSLVLGHKFSDRFAVLGTISYDKTDSHTDVLAGENRGGWAFEDRPQGAGTVDVWSPEYRYATYRDQERKRLGASVNLDFALTDSLQLTGDWFHSDLKILTSEASIKFPFANENANYSAAGFTKDTNGVLQTGTVTANSAEGTSYVQNAEAKTDNFQVGLNWDNGGRLTGSVRAAYSTSDYVSDSGNNDVRYTQYTVRNGTAAGLVPNATAPATFTYTYTNGDNPTFTPANPSQFTTPSSVFAKSHWVFGERTGIDNTSARIDFKYRPEFGENGNLVISAGARYAERKVDSDFLLLLADYSGKGELNGQALGQDWTPLGYFQDGAIGYKSCGLPAGTPGRPNCGQTATDDGRFGASPALITPYQTAASNPERFELLTVGGISALFQNRDQMKNPVQWLSALYPSTPFKYYRDPIQSFNVKEKTTTGYMMADAGSAEDRYHLNAGVRVVKTELTIDSSATPTVPNYYGTDSWNGVISNPEHITTSRSYTDVLPSFSGVFDVTDSDKVRVSAARVMSRQNLFQLGTGSSYNFTRSSTPGPNLNRFLYTNGSGGNPELDPYRASQFDAAYERYFGTQGLLSAAVFYKNVDSFIQTDTVSRTVADGSVEGATAGIFTQPVNGEGGEIKGVELAAQYAFANGLGFTANYTYSDSKSSNANDYQDNLPIPGVAKHAFNIQGYYEAHGFEARLSYAWRDKSYQGNFAFGSGADTHSLGTWERAYGQLDGQIGYAVNDQIKVVLEGINLTKEDSGRYLQWENLPFRYATGDRRVVLGARFKFGM; translated from the coding sequence ATGACGACAAAGTCTTACCGATCGCGCACGGCTCTGCTCTGCGCCGCCTCGGCCATGGTGCTGCTGAGCGCCGGCCAGGCCCTGGCCCAGGCCGCGCCGGCCCAGAATGAGGAACCATCCCAGGTTGACGAGGTCATCGTCACCGGCTTCCGGGCCTCGCTGGCGAACGCGCTGAATCTGAAGAAGAACTCGAACCTGATCATCGAGTCGGTGACCGCCGAGGACATGGGCAAGTTCCCCGACCAGAACATCGCCGAGTCGCTGCAGCGCCTGCCCGGTGTGCAGATCGACCGCGAGAACGGCCAGGGCACCAAGGTCCGCATCCGCGGCCTCGACCAGAACGTCACGGTGCTGAACAACGAGATCTTCGTCAGCGGCCTGGAGATCTTCCGCCTCTATGAAGGCAAGATCACCCAGGACAACTCGCTGGAAGGCATCCCCTCGCAGCTGATCGGCGGCGTCGACGTCTACAAGTCGCCCGACGCCTCGCTGCTGGAAGGCGGCCTGGGCGGCATCATCAACTTGAAGACCCGCAACGCCCGCGACCTGGCCGACGACACCACCATCGCCGGCGACATCCGCGGTCAGAAGGGCTCGGGCACCGACTGGACCCCCACCGGCTCGCTGGTGCTGGGCCACAAGTTCAGCGACCGCTTCGCCGTGCTGGGCACGATCTCGTATGACAAAACCGACAGCCATACCGACGTGCTGGCCGGCGAGAACCGCGGCGGCTGGGCCTTCGAGGACCGTCCGCAAGGCGCGGGCACGGTCGACGTCTGGTCGCCGGAGTACCGCTACGCCACCTATCGCGACCAGGAACGCAAGCGCCTGGGCGCCTCGGTGAACCTCGACTTCGCCCTGACCGACTCGCTGCAGCTGACCGGCGACTGGTTCCACTCCGACCTGAAGATCCTGACCTCCGAGGCCTCGATCAAGTTCCCGTTCGCCAACGAGAACGCCAACTATTCGGCGGCCGGCTTCACCAAGGACACCAACGGCGTCCTGCAGACCGGCACGGTCACCGCCAACTCGGCCGAAGGCACCTCGTACGTGCAGAACGCCGAGGCCAAGACCGACAACTTCCAGGTCGGGCTGAACTGGGACAACGGCGGCCGCCTGACCGGCAGTGTCCGGGCGGCCTATTCGACCAGCGACTATGTCAGCGACAGCGGCAACAACGACGTCCGCTACACCCAGTACACCGTGCGCAACGGCACGGCCGCCGGCCTGGTGCCCAACGCCACCGCGCCGGCGACCTTCACCTACACCTACACCAACGGAGACAACCCGACCTTCACCCCGGCCAATCCGAGCCAGTTCACCACCCCCAGCAGCGTCTTCGCCAAGTCGCACTGGGTGTTCGGCGAGCGGACCGGCATCGACAACACCTCGGCCCGGATCGACTTCAAGTACCGTCCGGAATTCGGCGAGAACGGCAACCTGGTGATCAGCGCCGGCGCCCGCTACGCCGAGCGCAAGGTGGATTCCGACTTCCTGCTGCTGCTGGCCGACTATTCGGGCAAGGGCGAGCTGAACGGCCAGGCTCTGGGCCAGGACTGGACGCCGCTGGGCTACTTCCAGGACGGCGCCATCGGCTACAAGTCGTGCGGCCTGCCGGCCGGCACGCCGGGCCGTCCGAACTGCGGCCAGACCGCCACCGACGACGGCCGCTTCGGTGCGTCCCCGGCCCTGATCACGCCGTACCAGACGGCGGCCAGCAATCCGGAACGCTTCGAACTGCTGACCGTCGGCGGCATCTCGGCCCTGTTCCAGAACCGCGACCAGATGAAGAACCCGGTCCAATGGCTGTCGGCGCTCTATCCGTCGACGCCGTTCAAGTACTACCGGGACCCGATCCAGTCGTTCAACGTCAAGGAAAAGACCACGACCGGCTACATGATGGCCGACGCGGGCTCCGCCGAGGACCGCTATCACCTGAACGCCGGCGTCCGGGTGGTGAAGACCGAACTGACGATCGACTCCAGCGCCACGCCGACCGTGCCCAACTACTACGGCACCGACAGCTGGAACGGGGTGATCTCCAATCCGGAGCACATCACCACCTCGCGCTCCTACACCGACGTGCTGCCCAGCTTCAGCGGCGTGTTCGACGTCACCGACAGCGACAAGGTCCGCGTCTCGGCGGCCCGCGTCATGTCGCGTCAGAACCTGTTCCAGCTGGGCACGGGCTCCAGCTACAACTTCACCCGCAGCTCGACCCCGGGCCCGAACCTCAACCGCTTCCTCTACACCAACGGCAGCGGCGGCAACCCGGAGCTGGACCCCTACCGCGCCTCGCAGTTCGACGCGGCCTATGAGCGCTACTTCGGCACGCAAGGCCTGCTGTCGGCCGCAGTCTTCTACAAGAACGTCGACTCGTTCATCCAGACCGACACGGTCTCGCGGACGGTGGCCGACGGTTCGGTGGAAGGCGCCACGGCCGGGATCTTCACCCAGCCGGTGAACGGCGAGGGCGGCGAGATCAAGGGCGTCGAACTGGCCGCGCAGTACGCGTTCGCCAACGGCCTGGGCTTTACGGCCAACTACACCTACTCGGACTCCAAGTCGTCCAACGCCAACGACTACCAGGACAACCTGCCGATCCCAGGCGTGGCCAAGCACGCATTCAACATCCAGGGCTATTACGAGGCGCACGGCTTCGAGGCGCGCCTGTCCTATGCCTGGCGCGACAAGAGCTACCAGGGCAACTTCGCCTTCGGTTCGGGGGCGGACACCCACTCGCTGGGCACCTGGGAGCGAGCCTATGGCCAGCTGGACGGTCAGATCGGCTACGCGGTCAACGACCAGATCAAGGTGGTGCTGGAAGGCATCAACCTGACCAAGGAAGACAGCGGCCGCTACCTGCAATGGGAAAACCTGCCGTTCCGCTACGCCACCGGCGACCGTCGGGTGGTGCTGGGCGCCCGGTTCAAGTTCGGCATGTAG
- a CDS encoding SGNH/GDSL hydrolase family protein, with product MLDRRSLLAGGLAAVPGLALAQTATAPPAPSPEDLRLRTDWPFLQRYAAENAVDRDLPAERRRVVFIGDSITQGWRDKHPAFFTDNGFLGRGIGGQVTAQMLVRFWPDVVALKPAAVHILAGINDIAQNAGPYDLAATQANLQAMTTLAQANGVAVILATVMPALDFPWRPGLGPVAKVRALNAWLKAYAAERGAVLADYTAVLDDGAGGMKPGLAYDGVHPTGEGYAAVEPVTLAAIASALVRA from the coding sequence ATGCTGGATCGTCGCTCCCTGCTGGCGGGCGGGCTCGCGGCCGTGCCTGGCCTGGCCCTGGCCCAGACCGCCACGGCCCCGCCGGCGCCGAGCCCGGAGGACCTGCGGCTGCGCACCGACTGGCCGTTCCTGCAACGCTACGCCGCCGAGAACGCCGTCGATCGCGACCTGCCGGCCGAACGCCGGCGGGTAGTGTTCATCGGCGACTCGATCACCCAGGGCTGGCGTGACAAGCATCCGGCCTTTTTCACCGACAACGGCTTTCTCGGGCGCGGCATCGGCGGCCAGGTGACCGCCCAGATGCTGGTGCGGTTCTGGCCCGACGTGGTCGCCCTGAAGCCGGCCGCCGTGCACATCCTGGCGGGGATCAACGACATCGCCCAGAACGCCGGGCCCTACGACCTGGCCGCCACCCAGGCCAATCTGCAGGCCATGACCACCCTGGCCCAGGCCAATGGCGTCGCCGTGATCCTGGCCACCGTCATGCCGGCGTTGGACTTTCCTTGGCGGCCCGGCCTGGGTCCGGTGGCCAAGGTCCGCGCCCTGAACGCTTGGCTGAAGGCCTATGCGGCCGAGCGCGGGGCGGTGCTGGCCGACTATACCGCGGTGCTGGACGACGGGGCTGGCGGCATGAAGCCGGGCCTGGCCTACGACGGGGTCCACCCCACCGGCGAGGGCTACGCGGCGGTGGAGCCCGTCACCCTGGCGGCGATCGCGTCGGCCCTGGTCCGGGCGTGA
- a CDS encoding glycosyl hydrolase 2 galactose-binding domain-containing protein yields MKTKFARRMLRLSLLATCAVLVALPAAAQTSSVYGPYNADLPRGGDGLAKPLAGNPLPAEGPWSLQGWIAPSAASAGRVVVAGIGDPASGGRFIGLEDGAPAVWAGASAVKGATALKPGAWSHVAAVSDGATVALYVDGTKVAEGPATPVAPAATVQLGPRKLAGTAPFGGKVAGFTVQASALAPAALKTLASTKPNPDLTVYEPGSPTWAVQVRQMYGQVSPQDAWTRPKSKAPFSKPVAVAPYAGPALVAAPGAEGAEAWVLKRWSLAEAPKVMDAETALSKAGYDAKSWYAATVPGTVLTTLVDRGVYPDPDYGLNNAAIPESLNKQDYWYRSEFVAPAGQEGRRQQLVFKGINYAAEVWLNGEKLGELRGAFIRGQFDVTGKLKPGAANVVAVRISPPPHPGLAHEESLTAGVGENGGMQALDGPTFIASEGWDWIPSVRDRNAGLWQDVVLRSTGPVRIGDSHVVTTLPKADNSVAEVEIAVPVENLTDAPVQATVRAAFDTVAVEKTVTVTPGQAQVVFTPADFPQLSIRNPRLWWPNGYGAQTLYGLRLLASVDGKVSDQKDSRIGLRQMTYELSLMDTHGELRRVEVDYAKARQLGQDITDGSHEGIRKVTDGWATSLTKVGETSPAVRDVPDAGLTPYLVIKVNGVKIAARGGNWGTDDWRKRVSRERLEPYFRLHKDAHLNVIRNWVGQNTEDVFYDLADEYGLLVLNDFWASTQDFQLEPQDVPLFLKNAADVISRYRNHPSIALWFGRNEGVPQPILNEGLEALVHDLDGTRWYTGSSNRVNLQNSGPYNYREPETYFTEHAKGFSVEVGTPSFPTLEAFEAAVPAPDRWPISDVWAYHDWHPTGNGDTKTFLDAMAAKLGPATSLEDFERKAQLMNYETHRAIFEGMNQELWTKSSGRLLWMTQPAWPSTMWQILSHDYDTHAAYYGTQKAAEPVHVQMSLADHRLAVVNNGLAPISGAALRARVVGLDGKPLAERTWRIDAPANGVALGETLDLSGPLAQGAVVVRLDLTAADSAPLSSNLYWVAKDAEGERKLSAMAAQAVSITAADAKAGAETVVTVTLVNTGAAPALNGKLTLLDAKGARILPAYYADNYVSLLPGERRTVEILYPGDARAGARVELRGWNLVPAKTEVR; encoded by the coding sequence ATGAAAACCAAGTTCGCCCGCCGGATGCTGCGCCTGTCGCTGCTGGCGACCTGCGCCGTCCTGGTCGCCCTGCCGGCCGCCGCCCAGACATCGTCCGTCTACGGCCCCTACAACGCCGACCTGCCGCGCGGCGGCGACGGCTTGGCCAAGCCGCTGGCCGGAAATCCGTTGCCGGCCGAGGGACCCTGGTCGCTGCAGGGCTGGATCGCGCCATCGGCGGCCTCGGCCGGGCGGGTGGTCGTGGCCGGGATCGGCGACCCGGCCAGCGGCGGTCGCTTCATCGGGCTGGAAGACGGCGCGCCGGCCGTCTGGGCCGGAGCGTCCGCGGTCAAGGGCGCGACGGCGCTGAAGCCGGGGGCCTGGAGCCATGTGGCGGCGGTGTCGGACGGCGCGACGGTCGCGCTCTATGTCGACGGGACCAAGGTCGCCGAAGGGCCGGCGACGCCGGTTGCTCCGGCCGCCACCGTCCAACTGGGTCCGCGCAAGCTGGCCGGGACGGCGCCGTTCGGCGGCAAGGTGGCGGGCTTCACGGTCCAGGCCTCGGCCTTGGCCCCCGCGGCCCTGAAGACCCTGGCCTCAACCAAGCCCAACCCCGACCTGACCGTGTACGAGCCGGGCAGCCCGACCTGGGCGGTGCAGGTGCGCCAGATGTACGGCCAGGTGTCGCCGCAGGACGCCTGGACGCGCCCGAAGAGCAAGGCCCCGTTCTCCAAGCCGGTCGCCGTCGCCCCCTATGCCGGCCCCGCCCTGGTCGCCGCGCCGGGCGCGGAAGGCGCCGAGGCGTGGGTCCTGAAGCGCTGGTCGCTGGCCGAGGCGCCGAAGGTCATGGATGCTGAGACAGCGCTGTCAAAAGCTGGCTATGACGCCAAATCCTGGTATGCGGCCACGGTTCCCGGAACGGTGCTGACCACGCTGGTCGACCGCGGCGTCTATCCGGACCCGGACTACGGCCTGAACAACGCGGCCATTCCAGAGAGCCTGAACAAGCAGGACTACTGGTACCGCAGCGAGTTCGTCGCCCCCGCCGGCCAGGAGGGCCGCCGCCAGCAGCTGGTCTTCAAGGGGATCAACTATGCCGCCGAGGTCTGGCTGAACGGCGAGAAGCTGGGCGAGCTGAGGGGCGCTTTCATCCGCGGCCAGTTCGACGTCACCGGCAAGCTGAAGCCCGGCGCGGCCAACGTCGTCGCGGTCAGGATCTCGCCGCCGCCGCATCCGGGCCTGGCTCACGAGGAGTCCCTGACCGCCGGGGTCGGCGAGAACGGCGGCATGCAGGCCCTGGACGGTCCGACCTTCATCGCCAGCGAGGGCTGGGACTGGATCCCCAGCGTCCGCGACCGCAACGCCGGCCTGTGGCAGGACGTGGTGCTGCGTTCGACCGGCCCGGTGCGGATCGGCGACAGCCATGTCGTTACGACCCTGCCGAAAGCTGACAACAGCGTCGCCGAGGTCGAGATCGCCGTGCCGGTCGAGAACCTGACGGACGCCCCGGTCCAGGCGACGGTCCGCGCCGCCTTCGACACCGTCGCCGTCGAGAAGACCGTCACCGTCACGCCCGGCCAGGCCCAGGTGGTGTTCACCCCCGCCGACTTCCCGCAGCTGTCGATCCGGAACCCCAGGCTCTGGTGGCCCAATGGCTACGGCGCCCAGACCTTGTACGGCCTGCGCCTGCTGGCCAGCGTCGACGGCAAGGTCTCCGACCAGAAGGACAGCCGCATCGGCCTGCGACAGATGACCTACGAGCTGTCGCTGATGGACACGCACGGCGAGCTGCGGCGCGTCGAGGTCGATTACGCCAAGGCCCGGCAGCTGGGCCAGGACATCACCGACGGCAGCCACGAAGGCATCCGCAAGGTTACCGACGGCTGGGCGACGTCGCTGACCAAGGTTGGCGAAACCTCCCCGGCGGTCCGCGATGTGCCCGACGCCGGCCTGACGCCCTATCTGGTGATCAAGGTCAATGGCGTGAAGATCGCCGCGCGCGGCGGCAACTGGGGCACGGACGACTGGCGCAAGCGGGTGTCGCGCGAGCGGCTGGAGCCCTATTTCCGCCTGCACAAGGACGCCCACCTCAACGTCATTCGCAACTGGGTCGGGCAGAACACCGAGGACGTCTTCTACGACCTGGCCGACGAGTACGGCCTGCTGGTGCTGAACGACTTCTGGGCCTCGACCCAGGACTTCCAGCTGGAGCCGCAGGACGTGCCGCTGTTCCTGAAGAACGCCGCCGACGTGATCAGCCGCTATCGCAACCACCCTTCGATCGCCCTGTGGTTCGGCCGCAACGAGGGCGTGCCGCAGCCGATTCTCAATGAGGGGCTGGAGGCCCTGGTCCACGACCTGGACGGCACGCGCTGGTACACCGGCAGCTCCAACCGGGTGAACCTGCAGAACAGCGGGCCCTATAACTACCGCGAGCCGGAGACCTATTTCACCGAGCACGCCAAGGGCTTCTCGGTCGAGGTGGGCACGCCGTCGTTCCCGACCCTGGAGGCCTTCGAGGCCGCCGTGCCCGCGCCCGACCGTTGGCCGATCAGCGACGTCTGGGCCTATCACGACTGGCATCCGACCGGGAACGGCGACACCAAGACCTTCCTCGACGCCATGGCCGCCAAGCTGGGCCCCGCCACCAGTCTGGAGGACTTCGAGCGCAAGGCCCAGCTGATGAACTACGAGACCCACAGGGCGATCTTCGAGGGCATGAACCAGGAGCTGTGGACGAAGTCGTCGGGCCGCCTGCTATGGATGACCCAGCCGGCCTGGCCCAGCACGATGTGGCAGATCCTCAGCCACGACTACGACACCCACGCCGCCTACTACGGAACCCAGAAGGCCGCCGAGCCCGTCCACGTCCAGATGAGCCTGGCCGACCATCGGCTGGCCGTGGTCAACAACGGCCTCGCGCCGATTTCGGGCGCGGCCCTGCGCGCCCGGGTGGTGGGCCTGGACGGCAAGCCGCTGGCCGAGCGGACCTGGCGAATCGACGCCCCGGCCAACGGCGTGGCGCTGGGCGAGACGCTGGACCTGTCGGGCCCGCTGGCCCAAGGCGCGGTGGTGGTGCGGCTGGACCTGACCGCCGCCGACAGCGCGCCGTTGTCGAGCAACCTCTACTGGGTCGCCAAGGACGCCGAGGGCGAGCGCAAGCTGTCGGCCATGGCGGCCCAGGCGGTGTCGATCACCGCCGCCGACGCCAAGGCGGGCGCCGAGACCGTAGTCACCGTGACCCTGGTCAACACCGGCGCGGCTCCGGCCCTGAACGGAAAGCTGACCCTGCTCGACGCCAAGGGCGCGCGGATCTTGCCCGCCTACTATGCCGACAACTACGTCTCGCTGCTGCCGGGCGAGCGCCGGACGGTGGAGATCCTCTATCCGGGCGACGCGAGGGCGGGCGCGAGGGTCGAACTGCGGGGCTGGAACCTGGTCCCCGCCAAGACGGAGGTACGCTGA